The following coding sequences are from one Aeromicrobium duanguangcaii window:
- a CDS encoding ATP-dependent DNA helicase RecG, with amino-acid sequence MIDFDTRLSKVVGDSAKKLEKAFGHRTVGDLLRHFPRRYIDLEHADSFDDLEPGQIVAFVATVLDVKKLSFRNNPRKFRVVVTLSDGSSTMEAVFFNQFAIAKTPVGSQQLLSGEVSVYQGRLQLASPQMRELPPGKTLADLGRGGTALPIYPAGSGLTSWDVERSVHLALDVVDTFPEPIPAQVRSERGLLDAPTAYEYIHRPRKRTDWVFAQTRLRFEEAFEVQAVFARRRLDTQQRRALPRPGRGDGIRVAFEQRLPFTLTEGQAKVAAEIDQDLAAAHPMHRLLQGEVGSGKTIVALLAMLQVVDSGGQAALLAPTEVLATQHHRSIERMLGDLAKAGMLGGADEATRVRLLTGSMGAKARQQALLDIVSGEAGIVIGTHALLEETVQFADLGLVVIDEQHRFGVEQRSVLSDRAAAAGGVSPHVLVMTATPIPRTIAMTVFGDLEVSTLRELPAGRQPIQTNVVPVAEQPAWLDRAWQRVHEEIGRGRQAYVVVSRIGEAVSDEDAPPPDDDEDEKRPTVGLVELAEALEQGPLAGLRLGRLHGRMPPDEKDLVMSAFAAGDLDVLVATTVVEVGVDVPNATMMIVMDADRFGVSQLHQLRGRVGRGTEPGLCLLVTGSPAGTPARERLSAVAASTDGFELSRLDAELRREGDVLGARQSGVRSSLKLLSVVRDEQVIASARDAAVATLASGDVPPDLEASIRRLEESERADYLERA; translated from the coding sequence GTGATCGACTTCGACACCCGCCTGTCCAAGGTCGTGGGCGACTCGGCCAAGAAGCTGGAGAAGGCGTTCGGGCACCGCACCGTCGGTGACCTGCTGCGCCACTTCCCGCGCCGCTACATCGACCTCGAGCACGCCGACTCCTTCGACGACCTCGAGCCCGGCCAGATCGTGGCCTTCGTCGCCACCGTCCTGGACGTCAAGAAGCTGTCCTTCCGGAACAACCCGCGCAAGTTCCGGGTCGTGGTGACACTCTCGGACGGCAGCTCCACGATGGAGGCGGTCTTCTTCAACCAGTTCGCCATCGCCAAGACGCCGGTCGGCAGCCAGCAGCTGCTCTCGGGCGAGGTCTCGGTCTACCAGGGCCGGCTGCAGCTGGCCTCGCCGCAGATGCGCGAGCTGCCCCCGGGCAAGACGCTGGCCGACCTGGGCCGCGGCGGCACGGCGCTGCCGATCTATCCGGCCGGCTCGGGACTGACCTCGTGGGACGTCGAGCGATCGGTCCACCTGGCCCTCGACGTCGTCGACACGTTCCCCGAGCCGATCCCCGCGCAGGTCCGCAGCGAGCGCGGCCTGCTCGACGCGCCGACGGCCTACGAGTACATCCACCGCCCGCGCAAGCGCACGGACTGGGTCTTCGCCCAGACCCGGCTGCGCTTCGAGGAGGCGTTCGAGGTGCAGGCGGTGTTCGCCCGGCGGCGCCTCGACACCCAGCAGCGGCGGGCCCTGCCGCGTCCCGGTCGCGGCGACGGCATCCGCGTGGCCTTCGAGCAGCGGCTCCCGTTCACGCTCACGGAGGGTCAGGCCAAGGTCGCGGCCGAGATCGACCAGGACCTCGCGGCCGCCCATCCCATGCACCGGCTCCTGCAGGGCGAGGTCGGCTCGGGCAAGACGATCGTGGCGCTGCTGGCGATGCTTCAGGTGGTCGACTCCGGCGGCCAGGCCGCCCTCCTGGCGCCCACCGAGGTCCTCGCCACCCAGCACCACCGCAGCATCGAGCGGATGCTCGGCGACCTCGCCAAGGCAGGCATGCTCGGCGGCGCCGACGAGGCCACGCGGGTGCGACTGCTGACCGGGTCGATGGGCGCGAAGGCGCGCCAGCAGGCCCTGCTGGACATCGTCTCGGGCGAGGCCGGGATCGTCATCGGCACCCACGCCCTGCTGGAGGAGACCGTGCAGTTCGCCGACCTGGGCCTCGTCGTCATCGACGAGCAGCACCGGTTCGGTGTCGAGCAGCGGTCGGTGCTGTCGGACCGCGCGGCCGCCGCCGGCGGCGTCAGCCCCCACGTGCTGGTCATGACGGCGACGCCGATCCCGCGCACCATCGCGATGACCGTCTTCGGCGACCTCGAGGTGTCGACCCTGCGCGAGCTGCCGGCGGGCCGTCAGCCGATCCAGACCAACGTCGTGCCCGTCGCCGAGCAGCCGGCCTGGCTCGATCGCGCGTGGCAGCGCGTCCACGAGGAGATCGGCCGCGGCCGCCAGGCCTACGTCGTCGTGTCCCGCATCGGCGAGGCCGTCTCGGACGAGGACGCGCCTCCGCCCGACGACGACGAGGACGAGAAGCGCCCCACCGTCGGGCTGGTCGAGCTCGCGGAGGCACTCGAGCAGGGACCTCTCGCCGGTCTGCGCCTGGGCCGGCTGCACGGACGGATGCCGCCCGACGAGAAGGACCTCGTGATGTCGGCGTTCGCAGCCGGCGACCTCGACGTGCTCGTCGCCACCACCGTCGTCGAGGTCGGTGTCGACGTCCCGAACGCCACGATGATGATCGTGATGGACGCCGACCGGTTCGGCGTCTCGCAGCTGCACCAGCTGCGCGGCCGCGTGGGTCGAGGCACCGAGCCCGGCCTGTGCCTGCTGGTCACGGGCTCGCCCGCCGGCACCCCGGCGCGCGAGCGGCTGTCTGCGGTCGCGGCCAGCACGGACGGCTTCGAGCTCTCGCGGCTGGACGCCGAGCTGCGACGTGAGGGCGACGTGCTGGGCGCGCGCCAGTCCGGTGTGCGGTCCAGCCTGAAGCTGCTGTCGGTGGTGCGCGACGAGCAGGTCATCGCGTCGGCCCGCGACGCCGCCGTGGCGACACTGGCCTCGGGCGACGTACCGCCCGACCTGGAGGCATCGATCAGGCGGCTCGAGGAGTCCGAGCGCGCCGACTACCTGGAGAGAGCATGA
- the rsmD gene encoding 16S rRNA (guanine(966)-N(2))-methyltransferase RsmD, with amino-acid sequence MTRIIAGRWGGRRLTVPTGDGTRPTSDRVRESMFASLNSLLGGFDGLRVLDLYAGSGALGLEALSRGAVHADLVESYAKAARTIQRNVKELGAPAEVHAVTAQRFVDEESGPWDVVFLDPPYAVPNAEIEAILTALRPYLDPDAVVVVERAKRDPFDWPEGFEGLRDKAYGDTRLWYGH; translated from the coding sequence ATGACGAGGATCATCGCCGGCCGCTGGGGCGGCCGCAGACTGACCGTGCCCACGGGCGACGGCACCCGTCCGACGTCCGACCGGGTGCGCGAGTCGATGTTCGCCTCCCTCAACTCGCTGCTCGGCGGCTTCGACGGCCTGCGCGTGCTCGACCTGTACGCGGGATCGGGCGCGCTGGGCCTGGAGGCGCTGTCGCGCGGTGCTGTCCACGCAGATCTGGTCGAGTCCTACGCGAAGGCGGCTCGCACGATCCAGCGCAACGTCAAGGAGCTCGGTGCCCCGGCCGAGGTCCACGCCGTCACGGCGCAGCGCTTCGTCGACGAGGAGTCCGGTCCCTGGGACGTGGTGTTCCTCGACCCGCCGTACGCCGTGCCCAATGCCGAGATCGAGGCGATCCTCACGGCCCTGCGCCCGTACCTGGACCCCGACGCGGTGGTCGTGGTCGAGCGCGCCAAGCGCGACCCGTTCGACTGGCCGGAGGGTTTCGAGGGGCTCCGGGACAAGGCGTACGGCGACACCCGCCTTTGGTACGGTCACTGA
- the coaD gene encoding pantetheine-phosphate adenylyltransferase gives MTRVVCPGSFDPVTNGHLDIIERASFLFDEVVVVVLVNQSKSGLFPIERRIELIADATTELENVTIDSYSGLLVDYCAQNDVQAIVKGLRAVSDFDYELQMAQMNGNLTGIDTVFIPTSPDYTFIASSLVKEVAKHGGDVTGLVPKQVMNALDEVFGH, from the coding sequence ATGACGCGCGTGGTGTGCCCCGGATCCTTCGACCCCGTGACCAACGGCCACCTCGACATCATCGAGCGGGCCTCGTTCCTGTTCGACGAGGTCGTCGTCGTGGTCCTGGTCAACCAGAGCAAGTCGGGCCTGTTCCCGATCGAGCGCCGGATCGAGCTGATCGCCGATGCGACCACCGAGCTCGAGAACGTCACGATCGACTCCTACTCGGGCCTGCTGGTCGACTATTGCGCCCAGAACGACGTCCAGGCGATCGTCAAGGGCCTGCGGGCGGTGTCGGACTTCGACTACGAGCTGCAGATGGCGCAGATGAACGGCAACCTCACCGGCATCGACACCGTCTTCATCCCGACCTCGCCCGACTACACGTTCATCGCCTCGAGCCTGGTCAAGGAGGTCGCCAAGCACGGCGGCGACGTGACCGGCCTGGTGCCCAAGCAGGTCATGAACGCCCTCGACGAGGTCTTCGGTCACTGA
- the dinB gene encoding DNA polymerase IV, which produces MDQQAGDDRIGSILHADLDAFYASVEQRDDPSLRGRPVIVGGGVVLAGSYEARARGVRTAMGGRQALRLCPEAVVVPPRFEAYVEASRAVFEIFHDTTPLVQALSIDEAFLDVSGLRRLRGPALPIARELRRRVQAEVGLPISVGIARTPYLAKVASALAKPDGLLVVPTDGELQFLHALPVERLWGVGDVTAAKLHAARLRSVADVARLSPAELSGIVGRAAGHHLHALATGHDPRRVETGTRRRSIGAQHALGGRGTYAEADLALLALCDKVGRRLRRAGRTAATVTVRLRFGDYRRSTSSRTLPRPTESTTTVSDVARGLLRARRDEIERDRITLVGVALSGLDDEGVQLALPLDGEADPALDRTLDRVAERFGTAAVRRGSHLDRNWEPRSPVQ; this is translated from the coding sequence GTGGACCAGCAGGCGGGTGACGACCGGATCGGATCGATCCTGCACGCCGACCTGGACGCGTTCTACGCCTCGGTCGAGCAGCGCGACGATCCCAGCCTGCGGGGCCGCCCCGTCATCGTCGGCGGCGGGGTCGTCCTGGCCGGATCGTACGAGGCGCGGGCCCGCGGGGTCCGCACCGCGATGGGCGGACGACAGGCGCTGCGGCTGTGCCCCGAGGCCGTCGTCGTGCCACCGCGGTTCGAGGCGTACGTCGAGGCCAGCCGCGCCGTGTTCGAGATCTTCCACGACACCACTCCCCTGGTCCAGGCGCTCTCGATCGACGAGGCGTTCCTCGACGTCTCGGGCCTGCGGCGCCTGCGCGGCCCGGCGCTGCCGATCGCCCGCGAGCTGCGCCGACGCGTCCAGGCCGAGGTCGGTCTGCCGATCTCGGTCGGCATCGCTCGCACGCCCTACCTGGCCAAGGTCGCCAGCGCCCTGGCCAAGCCCGACGGGCTGCTCGTGGTCCCCACCGACGGCGAGCTGCAGTTCCTGCACGCCCTGCCGGTCGAGCGGCTGTGGGGCGTCGGCGACGTCACCGCCGCCAAGCTGCACGCGGCCCGCCTGCGATCCGTCGCCGACGTCGCCCGGCTCAGCCCGGCCGAGCTGTCGGGCATCGTGGGACGGGCCGCCGGGCACCACCTGCACGCGCTGGCCACGGGCCACGACCCGCGCCGCGTCGAGACCGGCACGCGACGCCGGTCGATCGGCGCCCAGCACGCGCTCGGCGGCCGCGGCACGTACGCCGAGGCCGACCTCGCGCTGCTGGCGCTGTGCGACAAGGTCGGGCGCCGGCTGCGGCGGGCGGGACGCACCGCGGCCACCGTCACGGTCCGGCTCAGGTTCGGCGACTACCGCCGCTCGACCTCGTCACGCACGCTGCCGCGGCCCACCGAGAGCACCACGACCGTCTCCGACGTCGCACGCGGCCTGCTGCGGGCCCGCCGGGACGAGATCGAGCGCGACCGCATCACGCTCGTCGGGGTCGCGCTGTCGGGCCTGGACGACGAGGGCGTCCAGTTGGCCCTGCCGCTGGACGGCGAGGCCGATCCGGCGCTGGACCGCACGCTCGACCGGGTGGCCGAGCGATTCGGCACCGCGGCCGTGCGCCGCGGCAGTCACCTCGACCGCAACTGGGAGCCGCGCTCCCCCGTCCAGTGA
- a CDS encoding YceD family protein — protein sequence MAAGGRGTIDAGPFVGRGSFGAFDEGLYVISGPFVFDTQVLRRQVGTEKSFELVLEAPADLGLPVFGVPEGSPIDLELRLEALMEGVLATGTASVHAVGECVRCLRDVEEDFDCDFQELYLYEDAGEDELALEDDLLDLEPVLRDAVVLALPHNPLCDPECPGLCPDCGARLADDPDHTHGDAIDPRWSTLTQLTERPEE from the coding sequence ATGGCTGCGGGGGGCCGGGGTACGATTGACGCTGGCCCGTTTGTGGGCCGTGGTTCTTTCGGTGCATTCGATGAGGGGCTCTACGTGATTTCGGGACCGTTCGTGTTCGACACCCAGGTGTTGAGGCGGCAAGTCGGGACCGAGAAGTCGTTCGAGCTCGTTCTCGAGGCACCGGCGGACCTCGGTCTTCCGGTCTTCGGTGTTCCCGAGGGATCGCCCATCGATCTCGAGCTGCGGCTCGAGGCCTTGATGGAAGGTGTTCTCGCCACCGGAACCGCCTCGGTCCACGCCGTCGGCGAGTGTGTGCGCTGCTTGAGGGACGTCGAAGAGGATTTCGACTGCGACTTCCAGGAGCTCTACCTCTACGAGGACGCGGGCGAGGACGAACTGGCCCTCGAGGACGACCTGCTCGACCTCGAGCCCGTCCTGCGGGACGCGGTGGTGCTCGCACTGCCGCACAACCCGTTGTGTGACCCGGAGTGCCCGGGACTGTGCCCCGACTGTGGGGCGCGGCTCGCGGACGATCCAGATCACACACACGGCGACGCGATCGACCCGCGATGGTCGACGCTGACCCAACTGACCGAACGACCTGAGGAGTAA
- the rpmF gene encoding 50S ribosomal protein L32, with protein MAVPKRKMSRSNTRHRRSAWKTTAVATVDCANPACNGKVISHRACAECGQYGARGEQRQVL; from the coding sequence GTGGCCGTCCCGAAGCGGAAGATGTCGCGCAGCAACACCCGTCACCGCCGGTCCGCGTGGAAGACGACGGCTGTTGCCACCGTCGACTGCGCGAACCCGGCATGCAACGGCAAGGTGATCTCTCACCGCGCCTGCGCCGAGTGCGGCCAGTACGGCGCCCGTGGCGAGCAGCGCCAGGTTCTCTGA
- the rnc gene encoding ribonuclease III, producing the protein MPDIEALSETLGVPDLDPELMTHALTHRSYSYENGQIPNNERLEFLGDSVLGLVVTETLFRGHPDLPEGQLAKLRAAVVSAKALAEVARTLGLGDHLRLGRGEEASGGRDKPSILSDAMEAVLGAIFIEFGIERAAEVIHTIFDPVIADAATMGAGLDWKTSLQEISALNGLGVPVYVLEGTGPDHDKTFTASVLLNDLRFDGGTGRSKKDAEQMVAEIAWRAINSDADADARAAGGAESNGARTS; encoded by the coding sequence GTGCCCGACATCGAGGCACTGAGCGAGACCCTCGGGGTTCCTGATCTGGATCCCGAGCTGATGACCCATGCCCTGACGCACCGGTCGTACTCGTACGAGAACGGCCAGATCCCGAACAACGAGCGCCTGGAGTTCCTGGGCGACTCGGTGCTCGGGCTGGTCGTGACCGAGACGCTGTTCCGGGGCCATCCCGATCTGCCCGAGGGCCAACTCGCCAAGCTGCGCGCGGCCGTGGTCAGCGCCAAGGCGCTGGCCGAGGTCGCGCGCACCTTGGGGCTGGGTGACCACCTGCGCCTCGGCCGGGGCGAAGAGGCCTCGGGCGGGCGGGACAAGCCGTCCATCCTCTCCGATGCGATGGAGGCCGTGCTGGGCGCGATCTTCATCGAGTTCGGCATCGAGCGAGCCGCCGAGGTCATTCACACGATCTTCGATCCGGTCATCGCCGACGCCGCCACGATGGGGGCGGGGCTGGACTGGAAGACGTCGTTGCAGGAGATCTCGGCCCTGAACGGGCTCGGGGTCCCCGTGTACGTGCTCGAGGGCACCGGCCCCGATCACGACAAGACCTTCACCGCCTCGGTCCTGCTGAACGACCTGCGGTTCGACGGCGGCACCGGCCGGTCCAAGAAGGACGCCGAGCAGATGGTCGCCGAGATCGCCTGGCGGGCGATCAACAGCGACGCCGACGCCGACGCTCGGGCCGCCGGTGGCGCCGAGAGCAACGGTGCCCGAACTTCCTGA
- the mutM gene encoding bifunctional DNA-formamidopyrimidine glycosylase/DNA-(apurinic or apyrimidinic site) lyase: MPELPEVEVVRRGLDDHVVGRTITSVEVLDSRSVRRHGAGPTDFVARLVSRRVDAAHRRGKYLWLSLDDGSSVLMHLGMSGQALISDADAPATRHLRIVLDLDDGRQLRFADQRIFGGMSISETDPPTEIAHIALDPLDPAFDDADFVARLRRRQTGVKRALLDQGLVSGVGNIYADEALWRTPLHYARNTKGLRIAEATALIGHVRDVMTEALAQGGTSFDALYVNVNGQSGYFDRSLHAYGQEGRPCERCGAMIVREPFMNRSSYRCPTCQPRPRNGRW; the protein is encoded by the coding sequence GTGCCCGAACTTCCTGAGGTCGAGGTCGTCCGACGCGGGTTGGACGACCATGTCGTCGGCCGCACGATCACCTCGGTCGAGGTGCTCGACTCCCGGTCGGTCCGCCGTCACGGCGCCGGCCCCACCGACTTCGTCGCTCGGCTCGTCTCGCGCCGCGTCGACGCGGCCCACCGTCGCGGCAAGTACCTCTGGCTGAGCCTGGACGACGGCTCCAGCGTGCTGATGCACCTGGGCATGAGCGGACAGGCGCTCATCAGCGACGCGGACGCTCCCGCGACCCGACACCTGCGGATCGTCCTGGACCTCGACGACGGCCGCCAGCTGCGCTTCGCCGACCAGCGGATCTTCGGCGGCATGTCGATCAGCGAGACCGACCCGCCCACCGAGATCGCGCACATCGCCCTGGACCCCCTCGATCCCGCGTTCGACGATGCCGACTTCGTGGCACGCCTGCGCCGCCGCCAGACCGGCGTGAAGCGTGCCCTGCTCGACCAGGGGCTGGTGTCCGGCGTGGGCAACATCTACGCCGACGAGGCGCTGTGGCGCACGCCGCTGCACTACGCCCGCAACACCAAGGGCCTGCGCATCGCCGAGGCGACCGCGCTGATCGGGCACGTGCGCGACGTCATGACGGAGGCGCTGGCGCAGGGCGGCACCTCGTTCGACGCGCTCTATGTCAACGTCAACGGCCAGAGCGGCTACTTCGACCGCTCGCTGCACGCCTACGGCCAGGAGGGCCGGCCGTGCGAGCGCTGTGGCGCCATGATCGTGCGCGAGCCGTTCATGAACCGCTCGTCTTACCGCTGCCCGACGTGCCAGCCGCGTCCGCGCAACGGCCGCTGGTGA
- a CDS encoding deoxyguanosinetriphosphate triphosphohydrolase, whose product MTESIGVYGDEACERYVVEPPKRSGRSSFERDRARIVHSSALRRLAGKTQVMGAGTDDFVRNRLTHSLEVAQVARELGKSLGCDPEIVDSAALAHDLGHPPFGHNGEIALDQVAASIGGFEGNAQTLRILTRLEAKTFSPQGQSVGLNLTRATLAACVKYPWRRGERDTVKFGVYDDEVPVFEWLGTQGRLTIEAQVMDLSDDIAYSVHDVEDGVVGGWLSLVGDLDTPGSWHVARDWYDPTATDDRLDAALARLRAMGEWPVGPFTGDRASQAVLKSLTSALIGRFAGAAYEATIKRWGNGPLVRYAGQLEVPPETLDEINVLKSLAAHHIMRADLRVRDLENQRDLLHALVAHLRQVGEAELEPEFAADFRAAPDDAHRLRVIVDQVASLTDASAVAWGRRVLG is encoded by the coding sequence GTGACGGAGTCCATCGGTGTCTACGGCGACGAGGCGTGCGAGCGTTACGTGGTCGAGCCGCCGAAGCGGTCCGGGCGCAGCTCCTTCGAGCGTGACCGGGCACGGATCGTGCACTCGTCAGCCCTGCGTCGCCTCGCCGGCAAGACCCAGGTCATGGGCGCCGGCACCGACGACTTCGTCCGCAACCGCCTGACCCACTCGCTGGAGGTCGCCCAGGTGGCCCGCGAGCTGGGCAAGAGCCTGGGCTGCGACCCCGAGATCGTCGACTCCGCCGCGCTGGCGCACGACCTCGGGCATCCGCCGTTCGGCCACAACGGCGAGATCGCGCTGGACCAGGTCGCCGCATCGATCGGCGGCTTCGAGGGCAACGCGCAGACCCTGCGCATCCTGACCCGGCTCGAGGCCAAGACGTTCAGCCCGCAGGGGCAGAGCGTCGGACTCAACCTGACCCGGGCGACGCTGGCGGCGTGCGTGAAGTACCCGTGGCGCCGCGGTGAGCGTGACACCGTGAAGTTCGGCGTCTACGACGACGAGGTCCCGGTCTTCGAGTGGCTCGGCACGCAGGGCCGGCTGACCATCGAGGCGCAGGTCATGGACCTGTCCGACGACATCGCGTACTCCGTGCACGACGTCGAGGACGGCGTCGTCGGCGGGTGGCTCAGTCTCGTGGGCGACCTGGACACGCCGGGCTCGTGGCACGTCGCGCGCGACTGGTACGACCCGACGGCCACCGACGACCGGCTCGACGCGGCGCTCGCCAGGCTCCGCGCGATGGGCGAATGGCCCGTGGGCCCGTTCACGGGCGACCGGGCGTCCCAGGCCGTCCTCAAGAGCCTCACGAGTGCCCTCATCGGCCGGTTCGCGGGCGCCGCGTACGAGGCGACCATCAAGCGGTGGGGCAACGGTCCGCTGGTCCGCTACGCCGGTCAGCTGGAGGTCCCGCCCGAGACGCTCGACGAGATCAACGTGCTGAAGTCGCTCGCGGCGCACCACATCATGCGCGCCGACCTGCGCGTGCGGGATCTGGAGAACCAGCGCGATCTGCTGCACGCCCTCGTGGCGCACCTGCGGCAGGTGGGGGAGGCCGAGCTGGAGCCCGAGTTCGCCGCCGACTTCCGTGCCGCGCCGGACGACGCGCACCGGCTGCGGGTGATCGTCGACCAGGTCGCCAGCCTGACCGATGCCTCGGCAGTGGCGTGGGGACGCCGCGTGCTCGGATAA
- the dnaG gene encoding DNA primase, translating to MARIKDEDIQLVRERVRIDEVVEQYVTLRNAGGGARKGLCPFHDEKSPSFNVRPAQGFYHCFGCGVGGDAIKFLMEIEGLTFAESVERLADKYGVQLRYEETGAPTGPRRDPGQRQRLLLAHKAAERFYAEQLMSSPEAAPGRRLVTDRGFDQAAAELFGMGWAPKSGQALVNHLRGKGFAEDELVIGGLARKSARGLFDAFQGRLMWPIKEISGEVIGFGARRMFDDDFMSGKYVNTSETPIYKKAQVLYGIDLARDPIRKQSQAVVVEGYTDVMACHQAGVLTAVATCGTAFGEGHARVLRRLMLDHDAFHGEVIFTFDGDEAGQKAAVKAFEGDEEFTGQTYVAVEGTGKDPCDLRLAEGDEAVRELIGSRIPLYRFVLDNTLERYDLDRGDQRIDAVREAVRLASAVRDTSKVDEFLREIATRAGVDIDLVHAEHRKAKDQKPSAPKLTRAGAGAPEPEPARPEASVFASFGAPQFAAEREALKALAQYPQVARTVAADLTDDDFVHPVAREIWRHMVARGLPDHADAGWLPAVADSLPGDDLRRVLGVAAVEPLHASEQTAVTVVPAVLAHVQELAISRQIGDVKSRLQRTDPTAPEYQEVFGQLVALEQRRRGIRDRALGAVGS from the coding sequence ATGGCACGCATCAAGGACGAGGACATCCAACTCGTCCGTGAGCGGGTCCGGATCGACGAGGTCGTCGAGCAGTACGTCACCCTCCGCAACGCCGGCGGCGGCGCCCGCAAGGGCCTGTGTCCCTTCCACGACGAGAAGTCCCCGTCGTTCAACGTGCGACCGGCCCAGGGCTTCTACCACTGCTTCGGCTGCGGCGTCGGCGGCGACGCCATCAAGTTCCTGATGGAGATCGAGGGCCTCACCTTCGCCGAGTCGGTCGAGCGCCTGGCCGACAAGTACGGCGTCCAGTTGCGCTACGAGGAGACCGGCGCCCCCACCGGCCCGCGCCGCGACCCCGGCCAGCGCCAGCGCCTGCTGCTGGCCCACAAGGCGGCGGAGCGCTTCTACGCCGAGCAGCTCATGTCCTCGCCCGAGGCCGCTCCGGGACGACGCCTCGTGACCGACCGTGGCTTCGACCAGGCGGCGGCCGAGCTCTTCGGCATGGGGTGGGCGCCGAAGTCCGGTCAGGCGCTCGTGAACCACCTGCGAGGCAAGGGCTTCGCCGAGGACGAGCTGGTCATCGGCGGGCTCGCCCGCAAGTCCGCGCGCGGCCTGTTCGACGCGTTCCAGGGTCGCCTGATGTGGCCGATCAAGGAGATCTCGGGCGAGGTCATCGGCTTCGGCGCCCGCCGGATGTTCGATGACGACTTCATGAGCGGCAAGTACGTCAACACCTCCGAGACGCCGATCTACAAGAAGGCCCAGGTCCTCTACGGCATCGACCTGGCGCGCGACCCGATCCGCAAGCAGAGCCAGGCCGTGGTGGTCGAGGGCTACACCGACGTGATGGCCTGCCACCAGGCCGGCGTCCTGACGGCCGTCGCCACGTGTGGCACGGCCTTCGGCGAGGGGCACGCGCGCGTGCTGCGCCGGCTCATGCTCGACCACGATGCCTTCCACGGCGAGGTCATCTTCACGTTCGACGGCGACGAGGCAGGCCAGAAGGCCGCGGTCAAGGCGTTCGAGGGTGACGAGGAGTTCACGGGCCAGACCTACGTCGCGGTCGAGGGCACCGGCAAGGATCCCTGCGACCTGCGCCTGGCCGAGGGCGACGAGGCAGTCCGCGAGCTGATCGGCTCGCGCATTCCGCTGTACCGGTTCGTCCTGGACAACACACTCGAGCGCTACGACCTCGACCGGGGCGACCAGCGCATCGACGCCGTGCGCGAGGCCGTCCGGCTCGCCTCGGCGGTCCGCGACACCTCCAAGGTGGACGAGTTCCTGCGCGAGATCGCCACGCGCGCCGGCGTCGACATCGATCTCGTCCACGCCGAGCACCGCAAGGCGAAGGACCAGAAGCCGAGCGCGCCCAAGCTGACCCGCGCCGGGGCCGGAGCCCCCGAGCCGGAGCCGGCCCGTCCCGAGGCATCCGTGTTCGCCAGCTTCGGGGCGCCCCAGTTCGCCGCCGAGCGCGAGGCGCTCAAGGCGCTGGCGCAGTACCCCCAGGTCGCCCGGACGGTCGCGGCCGACCTGACGGATGACGACTTCGTGCACCCCGTGGCGCGCGAGATCTGGCGCCACATGGTGGCCCGCGGCCTGCCCGACCACGCCGACGCCGGATGGCTGCCGGCAGTGGCCGACTCGCTGCCCGGAGACGACCTGCGCCGGGTGCTCGGGGTGGCTGCGGTCGAGCCGCTGCACGCCTCCGAGCAGACCGCCGTCACCGTCGTGCCGGCCGTCCTGGCCCACGTGCAGGAGCTCGCCATCTCGCGCCAGATCGGCGACGTGAAGTCCCGGCTCCAGCGCACCGATCCGACCGCTCCGGAGTACCAGGAGGTCTTCGGCCAGCTGGTCGCACTGGAGCAGCGCCGCCGTGGCATCCGCGATCGCGCGCTGGGCGCCGTCGGCTCCTGA
- a CDS encoding sigma factor — translation MSPFVSHALAQAPLPPDAERLLARAAAGGDRDAREELICAGLRNVALHALRLGHRGDDLDEAVAAGVEGLIRAVDRFDPDRGTRLATYAWAWIARAMTPAPTVVVSEPVLRVRADGDLLSELPVELAAVVGLRFGLLCEDGVGLTIQEVADRLRLTRWQVRDREGRGLSRLREGLARVSHRAPLEEPIPRSSIGRAFDC, via the coding sequence GTGTCGCCCTTCGTCTCCCACGCCCTGGCTCAGGCCCCGCTCCCGCCCGACGCCGAACGACTGCTGGCCCGCGCCGCAGCCGGCGGCGACCGTGACGCGCGCGAGGAGCTGATCTGCGCGGGCCTGCGCAACGTCGCCCTGCACGCGCTGAGGCTGGGGCACCGCGGCGACGACCTCGACGAGGCGGTGGCGGCAGGCGTCGAGGGCTTGATCCGGGCCGTCGACCGCTTCGATCCGGACCGGGGGACCCGGCTCGCCACCTACGCCTGGGCGTGGATCGCGCGCGCCATGACCCCCGCGCCGACCGTGGTCGTCAGCGAGCCCGTGCTGCGTGTCCGGGCGGACGGTGACCTGCTCTCGGAGCTGCCCGTCGAGCTCGCCGCGGTGGTCGGCCTGCGGTTCGGCCTGCTGTGCGAGGACGGGGTCGGACTGACGATCCAGGAGGTGGCCGACCGGCTCCGGCTCACGCGATGGCAGGTCCGCGATCGAGAGGGGAGGGGCCTTTCGCGTCTGCGTGAGGGACTTGCTAGAGTTTCTCATCGTGCTCCTCTTGAGGAGCCGATCCCCCGTAGCTCAATTGGCAGAGCATTCGACTGTTAA